The following are encoded together in the Daucus carota subsp. sativus chromosome 5, DH1 v3.0, whole genome shotgun sequence genome:
- the LOC108222344 gene encoding cyclic nucleotide-gated ion channel 4, whose product MIRMETIVEDYEANNSHLYDLISTTDDDEDDKYYDETSEEDYDSSSTDSSYRCYGGNKNLSGSRLSWLREWDRVFPLLSALCLFIDPTFLYAISLNGDSLCFYVDGWLALGVSLFRFITDGLHVWNIWRRYFSKDYKRRSFSATDAYLRSIYGDFKSQNFKGKLDFFIYVFTVLPLPQILIWMVIPALLKKYEQTRVMTAMLIMFLIQYLPKIYVVICLMRRMLFQYIFGAAWWGIGLNVVAIFVASHVVGACYYLLGVQRSARCLMGKCMEIESCGLDALSCENPLFFGSKYKQTDNMRMLWGNNDDARSWCLQSSHNDQYDYGQFMWITLLVGNDNRVEKMLLPLFWGVMMLCTFGNLGSTDDWLEIVFMMVVISCGLLLVTMLIANIKVFLIATSSKKFARKVNITNVEWWMRRRNMPEELRQRIRNYERHRWIAMRGVDEREMIHSLPEGLRRDIKHYLCLDLVRQVPLFQHMDSLVLESICDRVKPLVFPEGEIVIKEGDPVQRILFIVRGHLQCNQTVRSGVNSCCILGPGNYSGDELLSWCMRKPFIEILPPSLSSVITLEATEAFGLEAEDVKYVTQHFRLNEKVKMTARYYSSGWRTWAAVAIQLAWLRYRHRRTLTSLPFIVPRRPVAQSALVEVERLRLYTALLTSPKPRQDDDSP is encoded by the exons ATGATAAGAATGGAGACCATTGTCGAAGACTACGAGGCTAACAATTCACATCTCTACGATCTCATCAGCACCACCGACGACGACGAAGACGACAAATACTACGACGAAACCTCGGAAGAAGACTACGACAGCAGCAGCACTGACAGCAGCTACCGATGTTACGGCGGCAACAAAAACTTATCAGGATCAAGACTGTCGTGGTTACGAGAGTGGGACCGCGTGTTTCCCTTGTTATCTGCTCTGTGTTTGTTCATTGATCCTACGTTCTTGTACGCAATCTCTCTTAACGGAGATAGCTTGTGTTTTTATGTTGATGGCTGGTTGGCTCTGGGAGTCTCGCTGTTTCGATTCATTACGGACGGCTTGCACGTCTGGAATATCTGGCGGCGCTACTTCAGCAAGGATTACAAACGCAGATCATTCTCTGCAACTGACGCGTACCTTCGGAGCATTTACGGGGATTTTAAATCGCAGAATTTCAAAGGCAAATTGGACTTCTTCATTTATGTCTTCACCGTCTTGCCTTTGCCGCAG ATTTTAATATGGATGGTGATTCCAGCATTGTTGAAGAAATATGAACAAACAAGAGTCATGACAGCAATGCTCATAATGTTTCTAATCCAATACCTCCCCAAGATATATGTTGTCATTTGCCTAATGCGCAGGATGCTCTTTCAATACATTTTCGGAGCAGCTTGGTGGGGAATCGGTCTAAACGTCGTTGCCATTTTTGTAGCCTCCCAT GTGGTGGGAGCATGTTATTACTTGCTGGGAGTCCAGAGATCAGCTAGGTGTTTGATGGGGAAATGCATGGAAATAGAGAGTTGTGGACTTGATGCACTTTCTTGTGAAAACCCTTTGTTCTTCGGGAGCAAGTACAAGCAGACAGACAATATGCGAATGTTATGGGGAAATAATGACGATGCCAGATCTTGGTGCCTCCAAAGCAGTCATAATGATCAGTATGATTACGGGCAGTTCATGTGGATAACTTTACTTGTTGGCAATGACAACCGTGTCGAGAAAATGCTTCTTCCCCTCTTTTGGGGAGTCATGATGCTTTG CACATTTGGGAATTTGGGAAGCACTGATGACTGGTTAGAAATTGTGTTCATGATGGTTGTGATTTCGTGCGGCCTCTTGCTAGTCACCATGTTAATTGCCAACATTAAG GTGTTCTTGATTGCAACCTCATCGAAGAAATTTGCAAGGAAAGTGAACATTACCAATGTTGAATGGTGGATGAGGAGGAGGAACATGCCAGAAGAATTGCGTCAGAGGATACGTAACTATGAGCGGCACCGTTGGATTGCAATGCGTGGTGTAGATGAGCGTGAAATGATTCACAGCCTCCCTGAGGGTCTTAGGAGAGACATCAAGCACTACCTATGCCTGGACTTGGTGAGACAG GTACCTCTGTTCCAGCACATGGATAGTTTGGTCCTGGAGAGCATCTGCGACAGAGTGAAACCCCTCGTCTTTCCTGAAGGAGAGATT GTAATTAAAGAAGGTGATCCGGTCCAGAGAATATTATTTATCGTAAGAGGTCATCTCCAATGCAATCAAACAGTCAGAAGTGGAGTCAACAGCTGTTGTATTCTAGGACCTGGAAATTATAGTGGTGATGAGCTCTTATCATGGTGCATGAGGAAACCATTCATCGAAATTCTCCCTCCCTCATTATCATCGGTAATCACTCTTGAAGCAACCGAAGCATTTGGGCTTGAAGCAGAGGATGTGAAATATGTCACCCAACATTTCCGTCTGAATGAAAAAGTGAAAATGACTGCTCGCTACTATTCTTCTGGCTGGAGAACCTGGGCAGCTGTTGCCATTCAGCTGGCTTGGCTAAGGTACAGGCACCGTCGAACCCTTACATCTCTTCCGTTCATAGTTCCTAGGAGGCCAGTAGCGCAGTCTGCTTTGGTTGAGGTGGAGAGGCTCAGGCTTTATACAGCACTGCTGACCTCACCTAAGCCTCGTCAAGATGATGATTCTCCCTAG
- the LOC108220925 gene encoding protein BUNDLE SHEATH DEFECTIVE 2, chloroplastic isoform X2, producing the protein MNYSINMIATQTNTCCFLTNSLHGGVPRISAAPFSSSPPQLLQRRSCVVRNAFGKNRNPESLFCYDKAIPEEIIEKPIGISLSQKDVGDNTRCPECEAKGAVLCATCSGSGLYVDSIMESQGIIVKIRCLGCGGTGNIMCSECGGRGHVGCPNL; encoded by the exons ATGAATTATTCGATAAATATGATTGCTACACAAACTAATACTTGTTGTTTTCTCACCAATTCACTTCACGGAGGCGTTCCTCGAATCTCCGCCGCTCCTTTCTCGTCTTCTCCGCCCCAGCTTCTTCAG CGTCGATCATGCGTAGTTAGGAATGCGTTTGGGAAAAATAGAAACCCTGAGTCTTTGTTCTGTTACGACAAAGCTATACCTGAGGAGATTATTGAGAAGCCAATTGGTATATCCTTGTCTCAAAAGGATGTTGGAGATAATACCAGGTGTCCTGAATGCGAGGCCAAAGGTGCTGTACTTTGTGCCACTTGCTCTGGTTCCGGCTTATACGTGGACTCTATAATGGAGAGTCAGGGAATTATTGTCAAAATCCGATGTCTAG GTTGCGGTGGAACTGGTAACATTATGTGCTCAGAATGTGGTGGTAGAGGTCATGTTGGATGTCCTAATTTGTAA
- the LOC108222562 gene encoding WUSCHEL-related homeobox 6, whose translation MQESHQSPNRQPNDRTAASGSGSKTTNETVRVRWKPTPQQITILEHIFNSGTVNPPKDVTTNIRKQLEQFGPVEDVNIFYWFQNRRSRWSRRMRQMRSEDSAAPVDSVCSGVNNHMNLSHPGFTFEPSTQPCFFSDYNANIDFYNPSGPYTNHNYQQNSGASMFPDNYQQNVNPAGGCIRVFINGKATKLATRPLDMRGMFGQDLILVHPTGLPVDEFGFDLQHGESYFLVPKPT comes from the exons ATGCAAGAGTCTCATCAATCTCCAAACAGGCAGCCTAATGACCGCACCGCTGCCTCCGGTTCAGGTTCCAAGACAACCAACGAAACAGTTCGAGTACGGTGGAAGCCAACGCCGCAACAAATCACCATACTCGAGCACATCTTCAACAGCGGAACAGTGAATCCGCCTAAAGACGTGACCACCAACATACGGAAGCAGCTGGAGCAATTCGGTCCTGTGGAAGATGTTAACATCTTTTACTGGTTCCAGAATCGCAGGTCTCGTTGGTCTCGTCGTATGCGCCAAATGCGAAGCGAGGACTCTGCTGCCCCAGTTGATTCCGTTTGTTCTGGTGTCAATAATCATATGAATTTGTCACATCCTGGTTTCACTTTCGAGCCTTCAACTCAACCTTGTTTCTTCTCCGATTACAATGCTAATATTGACTTTTACAACCCTTCTGGGCCTTACACCAACCACAATTACCAGCAGAATTCAGGTGCTTCAATGTTCCCAGACAATTACCAGCAGAACGTCAATCCAGCTG GAGGATGTATACGAGTGTTTATAAATGGGAAAGCGACAAAGCTAGCAACGCGGCCACTAGACATGAGAGGGATGTTTGGTCAAGACTTAATACTAGTCCACCCTACTGGACTCCCTGTCGATGAATTCGGTTTTGACCTTCAGCATGGTGAAAGCTACTTCCTG GTTCCAAAACCTACTTAA
- the LOC108220925 gene encoding protein BUNDLE SHEATH DEFECTIVE 2, chloroplastic isoform X1, with protein sequence MNYSINMIATQTNTCCFLTNSLHGGVPRISAAPFSSSPPQLLQFYFFSLQRRSCVVRNAFGKNRNPESLFCYDKAIPEEIIEKPIGISLSQKDVGDNTRCPECEAKGAVLCATCSGSGLYVDSIMESQGIIVKIRCLGCGGTGNIMCSECGGRGHVGCPNL encoded by the exons ATGAATTATTCGATAAATATGATTGCTACACAAACTAATACTTGTTGTTTTCTCACCAATTCACTTCACGGAGGCGTTCCTCGAATCTCCGCCGCTCCTTTCTCGTCTTCTCCGCCCCAGCTTCTTCAG ttttattttttttctctgcAGCGTCGATCATGCGTAGTTAGGAATGCGTTTGGGAAAAATAGAAACCCTGAGTCTTTGTTCTGTTACGACAAAGCTATACCTGAGGAGATTATTGAGAAGCCAATTGGTATATCCTTGTCTCAAAAGGATGTTGGAGATAATACCAGGTGTCCTGAATGCGAGGCCAAAGGTGCTGTACTTTGTGCCACTTGCTCTGGTTCCGGCTTATACGTGGACTCTATAATGGAGAGTCAGGGAATTATTGTCAAAATCCGATGTCTAG GTTGCGGTGGAACTGGTAACATTATGTGCTCAGAATGTGGTGGTAGAGGTCATGTTGGATGTCCTAATTTGTAA